ATTCCTATCTTGCATCGTTGCTAGTCTAGCAGCAGGAGACTGACGTATCTCGGTATCTGGTTACGGTCGGTGGCGACTTCGAGCTTGATTCCGGCGTTCCGGCATGTCGCATAAACATCAATCCCGGCTGCCTCCATTGCGGGCCGGGCGTATTCAGGAAATCGGCACCGCCTTGTCGTGTCGCAGACCCGACAGAACCGGCACGGCCCGGCACCAAGAGCAAACGCCTTGTAGTAACCGTCCAGGAACGCAATACGCTCCAGTCCGGCCAGAAATCGCTGCATCTTACGTCGCGCCGCGCGGTCTTCGTTTCCTTTGTAGGCAAAGATAACGGCCCACCGATATTCGGCCAGCATCTTGCGCGTCGTCTCCGGCGTAGGCGAATACGGCGGACAGCACAGCCGCTTGTTGTACCCGGAACAACCAAATTGGCACTTGAGCCTGACCCATTCTCCGGTCCTGACCAGCCGGGCCGGAATAACCT
This genomic interval from candidate division WOR-3 bacterium contains the following:
- a CDS encoding DUF2284 domain-containing protein; this encodes MASPAKFQKYVKLALAGGADVAKVIPARLVRTGEWVRLKCQFGCSGYNKRLCCPPYSPTPETTRKMLAEYRWAVIFAYKGNEDRAARRKMQRFLAGLERIAFLDGYYKAFALGAGPCRFCRVCDTTRRCRFPEYARPAMEAAGIDVYATCRNAGIKLEVATDRNQIPRYVSLLLLD